In the genome of Phlebotomus papatasi isolate M1 chromosome 2, Ppap_2.1, whole genome shotgun sequence, one region contains:
- the LOC129800493 gene encoding dehydrogenase/reductase SDR family member 7-like, with the protein MMFLFILAGIGLGVLIYYIVSVILWINLDCDVELFIKSKFGKKISSLEGKVVWITGASSGIGKSLALLLAKNGVKLALSARRLDELQKVKEDCLLNSRGKLKEKDILSLRMDVLEMEKHGEIFERVLKHFGRLDILVNNAGRSQRASWLDIDLEVDRAIFELNVLSPVNLSRIVARYFIENGIEGHIAVNASMAALIPIPNMSSYIAAKSAINGYFHALRVEYPQIKNTVYCVGPVFTNIQLEAFTAEANQKCGKPTPPTDKRLTSEKAAFYFAVAIANATSLNWAGLFPFTFLTYLARYPAILDFAMKFTDFSLIRKNEKQGK; encoded by the exons ATGATGTTTCTCTTCATTCTTGCTGGAATCGGTTTAGGTGTACTGATTTATTACATAGTTTCAGTTATTTTGTGGATTAACCTTGATTGTGATGTTGAGTTATTTATAAAATCGAAGTTCGGAAAGAAAATTT CTTCCTTGGAGGGGAAAGTCGTTTGGATTACTGGGGCATCTTCGGGAATTGGTAAAAGTCTAGCTCTTCTTCTTGCAAAAAATGGAGTTAAACTGGCGCTTAGTGCTAGAAGATTGGATGAATTGCAAAAGGTCAAGGAAGATTGTCTTCTCAATTCCAGAGGAAAACTCAAAGAAAAGGATATCCTCTCTCTGAGGATGGATGTTTTGGAGATGGAAAAGCATGGAGAAATCTTTGAGAGAGTCCTCAAGCATTTTGGTCGCCTGGATATTCTCGTTAACAATGCTGGTAGATCCCAAAGAGCATCTTGGCTCGATATTGATCTGGAAGTGGATAGAGCTATCTTTGAACTCAATGTCCTTAGTCCTGTGAATTTGTCTAGAATAGTGGCGAGGTATTTCATAGAAAATGGGATCGAGGGGCACATTGCAGTAAATGCTAGCATGGCAGCCCTCATTCCAATCCCAAATATGAGTTCTTACATTGCAGCTAAAAGTGCTATCAACGGATACTTCCATGCTCTCAGGGTTGAATATCCTCAAATAAAGAATACGGTCTACTGCGTAGGACCCGTTTTCACAAACATCCAGTTGGAAGCTTTTACAGCTGAGGCGAATCAAAAGTGCGGAAAGCCAACACCACCCACTGATAAGAGATTGACTAGTGAAAAAGCTGCTTTCTACTTTGCCGTGGCAATTGCAAATGCAACTTCTTTGAACTGGGCAGGACTTTTCCCATTCACTTTCCTCACCTACCTGGCAAGATATCCAGCGATATTGGATTTTGCAATGAAATTCACAGATTTTAGCCTCATTAGAAAGAACGAAAAACAGGGAAAATAA